A single Oncorhynchus mykiss isolate Arlee chromosome 24, USDA_OmykA_1.1, whole genome shotgun sequence DNA region contains:
- the cbln20 gene encoding cerebellin 20, whose translation MRAIVLLCLLGAALANEYSWNSPGETTKDPKTENLCLADQASCGCCLMQKQMWRMEQFFNMSLNELQKGLEKAKAVVNNVRASRSAFSVALTNTRRCEGPFREAKTVVYQYIFVNLGEGYNNRTGIFTVPRSGVYSLALTVYSDSGAPGANLAACANLMVNGRQVAGCSEQNQQDQEDSTTTVMAIQLQAGDKLSVTLPIGCFLCDEQSHYNTFSGFLLYATD comes from the exons ATGAGAG CTATCGTACTGCTGTGCTTGTTGGGGGCCGCTCTGGCCAATGAATACAGCTGGAATAGCCCTGGAGAGACAACAAAGGACCCCAAAACAGAGAACT TGTGTCTGGCGGACCAGGCCTCCTGCGGCTGCTGCCTGATGCAGAAGCAGATGTGGAGGATGGAGCAATTTTTCAACATGAGTCTGAACGAGCTGCAGAAGGGCCTGGAGAAGGCAAAGGCTGTGGTCAACAATGTCCGCG CTAGCCGCAGTGCCTTCTCCGTGGCCCTGACCAACACACGCCGTTGCGAGGGCCCTTTCCGTGAAGCTAAGACCGTTGTCTACCAGTACATCTTCGTCAACCTAGGCGAGGGCTACAACAACCGCACCGGCATCTTCACTGTGCCCCGCTCCGGTGTCTACAGCCTGGCCCTGACCGTGTACAGCGACTCGGGCGCTCCCGGCGCCAACCTGGCCGCGTGCGCCAACCTGATGGTGAACGGGCGCCAGGTGGCGGGCTGCAGTGAGCAGAACCAGCAGGACCAAGAGGACAGCACCACCACGGTGATGGCCATCCAGCTGCAGGCCGGGGACAAGTTGTCCGTCACACTGCCCATCGGATGCTTCCTGTGCGACGAACAGAGCCACTACAACACCTTTTCTGGCTTCCTGCTCTACGCCACCGACTAA